The following proteins are encoded in a genomic region of Ammospiza caudacuta isolate bAmmCau1 chromosome 3, bAmmCau1.pri, whole genome shotgun sequence:
- the LOC131555462 gene encoding basic proline-rich protein-like, giving the protein MGALSPFASFAIAEVSCAKTHTALSPSGCLAQAGHGPAELKAAAGRRASAEQCAARSGALWVGEAACAGPGAGGRAGPAVGGTRKAERKSEAGGDRGSRPSSRRALQRELHSEPDPAAAAPPSLPTSPRPQSDVPAERAVRRRPPRDALSGERRRHGGKRSVPPFQLSPLPLPAPGRSSGRFPSPFMPGRRPPAALPSAPASPPPPFPGSPR; this is encoded by the exons ATGGGTGCTTTGTctccttttgcttcttttgCGATA GCTGAGGTCTCATGTGCCAAAACGCACACAGCCCTGTCTCCGAGCGGCTGCCTTGCCCAGGCCGGGCACGGCCCCGCcgagctcaaggctgcagccGGGCGCCGGGCGAGCGCCGAACAATGCGCCGCTCGCAGCGGGGCCTTGTGGGTAGGGGAGGCGGCCTgcgcggggccgggagcgggagGCCGCGCCGGGCCGGCGGTGGGCGGAACGCGGAAAGCGGAGAGGAAAAGCGAGGCTGGCGGGGATCGCGGCTCCCGCCCCAGCAGCCGGCGAGCGCTGCAGAGAGAGCTGCACTCTGAGCCCGACCCCGCGGCAGCCGCTCCCCCTTCGCTCCCCACCTCCCCCCGCCCTCAGAGCGATGTCCCGGCGGAGCGGGCAGTGAGGCGGCGGCCGCCAAGGGACGCCCTGAGCGGCGAGAGGCGGAGGCACGGCGGGAAGCGCTCCGTCCCTCCCTTCCAgctctctcccctccctctccccgcGCCCGGGCGGAGCAGCGGCCGTTTTCCCTCGCCCTTCATGCCCGGGCGGCGGCCACCGGCGGCGCTGCCCTCCGCTCCCGCCTCGCCGCCCCCGCCCTTCCCGGGCTCGCCGCGCTAG